In one window of Bizionia sp. M204 DNA:
- the secDF gene encoding protein translocase subunit SecDF: MQNKGLVKLFAILFGLVSIYQLSFTFKANSIDDQAAAYANGDEVKERKYLDSLDNEEVYNLGVASYNYSEVKENAMNLGLDLKGGVSVILQISVKDILKGLANYSKDPVFNQALENAAEVQKNSQNTFVEDFFLEFDKIKGDTKLASPDIFYTRALDGEIEGSMTDSEVKPIIERKIDESIVSAFEVLRKRIDEFGVTSPSIQRLGNTGRILVELPGVKDKERALKLLQSTAQLEFWEVSKRDLFGQFLFDANNLLKELEAPKTEEVAETESQDSEDTAIEDLLGADPDSTSTEINPLRDLLFQSQNPATIAMVNLRDREKVLGYLNMPQVRSLLPGEQRFTKFAFGKPAKDSEVVELYALDGNRDNVPQLSGAVVTDARQEYDPMGKPTVSMVMNSKGAKIWEEMTGKAFTEGSNIAIVLDNVVYSAPGVSTGAISGGNSSISGNFTLNEATDLANVLRAGKLPASADIIQGEVVGPSLGQEAIESGQNSFLIALALVLVWMFLYYGKAGLFADIAMIFNIVLIFGVLSGLGAVLTLPGIAGIVLTIGMSVDANVLIFERIREEIAKGKGLKESINDGFSNALSSILDANITTGLTALILFIFGTGPIKGFATTLLIGIATSLFTAIFITRLFVDWYANKNGNLDFSTAITKNLFRNININFLKKRKVAYIISTVAILVSLGSLFTNGLDQGVDFVGGRTYQVRFAEPVSANEISETLADAFGSAEAKTFGNANQLKITTKYKVNETDNAIDEEIRNTLYTELQPYMPGLTYDEFISDDQGKTVGLMKYYKVSPTIADDIKKSSIWAIFGSLVVVFLYILIRFKRWQFSLGAVAAVFHDVLILLGVFSLTYKYMPFSMEIDQAFIAAILTVIGYSLNDTVVVFDRIREFFNEHTSWPFNKVINVSLSSTLSRTLNTSLTTLVVLLSIFIFGGDSIRGFMFALIVGVIVGTYSSLFIATPLMYDAVKKGDAANALKEKEKVEEAEIA, translated from the coding sequence ATGCAAAATAAAGGATTAGTAAAACTGTTTGCAATTTTGTTTGGACTGGTAAGTATTTACCAGTTGTCTTTCACTTTTAAGGCAAATAGTATTGACGACCAAGCTGCGGCGTATGCAAATGGCGATGAGGTAAAAGAGCGCAAATATCTGGATTCTCTTGATAATGAGGAGGTTTATAACTTGGGTGTAGCTAGCTATAACTATTCAGAGGTTAAAGAAAACGCCATGAACCTTGGTTTGGATTTAAAAGGTGGTGTTAGTGTTATTCTTCAAATATCGGTAAAAGATATTTTAAAAGGATTGGCAAACTACAGTAAAGATCCAGTTTTTAATCAAGCTTTAGAAAATGCAGCCGAAGTACAAAAGAACAGTCAGAATACATTTGTTGAAGACTTTTTCCTAGAATTTGATAAAATTAAAGGCGATACTAAATTAGCCTCACCAGATATTTTCTATACACGCGCACTTGATGGCGAAATAGAAGGTAGCATGACAGATTCTGAAGTAAAACCAATTATAGAACGTAAAATTGACGAATCTATCGTTTCTGCTTTCGAAGTATTGCGTAAACGTATTGATGAGTTTGGTGTAACATCACCAAGTATTCAGCGTTTGGGTAATACAGGTCGTATTTTAGTAGAACTTCCAGGAGTTAAAGACAAAGAGCGTGCTCTTAAATTATTACAAAGTACAGCCCAATTAGAGTTCTGGGAAGTATCTAAACGTGATTTGTTTGGACAATTCTTATTTGATGCTAACAACCTTCTTAAAGAATTAGAAGCACCAAAAACAGAAGAAGTTGCTGAAACCGAGTCTCAAGATTCTGAAGATACGGCTATTGAAGATTTATTAGGAGCAGATCCAGATTCTACGTCTACAGAAATTAATCCATTACGTGATTTATTATTCCAATCTCAAAACCCAGCTACCATTGCTATGGTAAACCTTAGGGATAGAGAAAAAGTATTAGGCTATTTAAACATGCCTCAAGTAAGATCATTATTACCAGGCGAACAACGTTTTACAAAGTTTGCCTTTGGGAAGCCTGCAAAAGATAGTGAAGTTGTTGAATTATATGCTTTAGATGGCAACCGAGACAACGTACCTCAATTAAGTGGTGCCGTTGTTACAGATGCACGTCAAGAATACGATCCAATGGGTAAACCAACGGTTTCAATGGTTATGAACTCTAAAGGAGCTAAAATCTGGGAAGAAATGACTGGTAAAGCATTTACAGAAGGTTCAAACATTGCTATTGTTTTAGATAACGTGGTGTATTCTGCACCTGGCGTTTCTACAGGTGCCATTTCTGGAGGTAATTCATCCATTTCTGGTAACTTTACGCTAAATGAAGCAACGGATTTAGCTAACGTTTTACGTGCTGGTAAATTACCAGCTTCAGCCGATATTATTCAAGGTGAAGTTGTTGGTCCATCATTAGGTCAAGAAGCTATTGAAAGTGGTCAAAATTCATTCCTTATTGCATTAGCTTTAGTATTAGTGTGGATGTTCCTTTACTACGGTAAAGCAGGTTTATTTGCTGATATTGCCATGATATTTAATATTGTATTAATCTTTGGTGTATTATCTGGATTAGGAGCCGTATTAACATTACCTGGTATTGCTGGTATTGTATTAACTATTGGTATGTCTGTGGATGCTAACGTACTTATCTTTGAGCGTATTCGAGAAGAAATTGCTAAAGGTAAAGGCTTGAAAGAATCTATCAATGATGGTTTTAGCAATGCATTGTCTTCTATTTTAGATGCCAACATTACAACAGGTTTAACAGCTTTAATTTTATTCATATTCGGAACAGGTCCTATTAAAGGATTTGCTACAACTTTATTAATTGGTATAGCAACCTCGTTATTCACGGCAATCTTTATTACAAGATTATTTGTGGACTGGTATGCTAATAAAAACGGAAATTTAGATTTCTCAACAGCAATTACTAAAAATCTTTTCAGAAATATCAACATCAATTTCTTAAAGAAACGTAAAGTTGCTTATATCATTTCAACGGTTGCTATTCTTGTAAGTTTAGGGTCTTTGTTTACAAACGGTCTGGATCAAGGTGTAGATTTTGTTGGTGGTAGAACCTACCAAGTGCGTTTTGCAGAACCTGTTAGTGCTAACGAAATTTCTGAAACTTTAGCAGATGCCTTTGGTAGTGCTGAAGCGAAAACCTTTGGTAATGCTAATCAGCTTAAAATTACCACGAAATATAAGGTGAACGAAACAGATAATGCTATTGATGAGGAAATCAGAAATACATTATACACAGAGTTGCAGCCTTATATGCCAGGTCTTACTTATGACGAGTTTATTAGTGATGACCAAGGTAAAACAGTTGGTTTAATGAAATATTACAAAGTGAGTCCAACCATTGCTGATGATATTAAAAAATCATCTATATGGGCAATTTTCGGATCATTAGTAGTCGTATTCTTATATATCTTAATCCGATTTAAAAGATGGCAATTCTCATTGGGTGCGGTTGCGGCTGTATTCCATGATGTATTAATTTTATTAGGTGTTTTCTCTTTAACGTATAAGTATATGCCATTTAGTATGGAAATAGATCAAGCATTTATTGCAGCTATCCTTACGGTTATTGGTTACTCATTAAATGATACGGTAGTTGTATTTGATAGAATTCGTGAATTCTTTAATGAACATACAAGCTGGCCATTTAATAAAGTAATTAATGTGTCATTAAGTAGTACATTAAGTAGAACATTAAATACCTCTTTAACAACATTAGTGGTATTATTATCCATCTTCATTTTTGGTGGTGATTCTATTAGAGGCTTTATGTTTGCATTAATTGTTGGTGTTATAGTAGGTACTTACTCGTCCTTATTTATTGCAACACCTTTAATGTATGATGCTGTTAAAAAAGGCGATGCTGCCAATGCATTAAAAGAAAAAGAGAAAGTAGAAGAAGCGGAAATTGCTTAA